The Pyrenophora tritici-repentis strain M4 chromosome 8, whole genome shotgun sequence genome contains a region encoding:
- a CDS encoding DUF3752 domain containing protein, whose protein sequence is MPPHLAKRSRDKDDDNERDSSPDSSDKRRRVIGPAPPPSATSPQRTVGPSLSLATTSPPAVQKEEDDSDSSSDDDFGPAPPPAGATYTGDHGATPIPSAFDTSPELTEAPKKVQRDEWMTLPPTQDDLSRMDPTKMRARKFNTGKGSASTGGGLSSAWTETPEQKLKRLQDEALGISAPSNSAPTTADSKRSKEEERRVRKMREKIEAARGKSLVEQHQEKGTGKDEEDDPSKRAFDYKKDMAVSGTVNHKQRREMLNKSKGFSDRFSSGSFL, encoded by the coding sequence AACGAGCGCGACTCCAGTCCAGATTCGAGCGACAAGCGCCGACGAGTAATCGGCCCAGCACCTCCGCCTTCCGCAACCTCACCTCAACGCACAGTTGGACCTTCACTATCACTAGCTACAACATCGCCACCGGCAGTCcaaaaagaagaagacgatTCAGATAGCAGTAGCGACGACGACTTTGGTCCCGCGCCTCCACCAGCCGGCGCAACATATACCGGCGACCATGGCGCAACACCCATACCATCCGCCTTCGACACCTCACCAGAACTTACAGAAGCGCCTAAAAAAGTGCAACGCGACGAATGGATGACACTACCCCCTACCCAAGACGATCTCTCCCGCATGGACCCCACCAAGATGCGCGCGCGGAAATTCAACACAGGAAAAGGCTCCGCAAGCACCGGCGGCGGCCTAAGCAGCGCATGGACCGAGACGCCCGAGCAGAAGCTCAAGCGACTCCAAGACGAAGCGCTAGGTATCAGCGCGCCCAGCAACTCTGCGCCCACGACAGCAGACTCGAAGCGCAGTAAGGAGGAGGAGAGGCGGGTGCGCAAGATGCGCGAGAAGATTGAGGCGGCGAGAGGCAAGAGTCTGGTGGAGCAGCATCAGGAGAAAGGGACGGGCAAGGATGAGGAAGATGATCCTAGTAAACGTGCTTTTGACTACAAGAAGGATATGGCTGTTAGCGGGACGGTGAATCATAAGCAGCGGAGGGAGATGCTGAATAAGTCAAAGGGCTTTAGTGATCGGTTTTCTAGTGGTAGCTTTTTGTAG